The Brassica napus cultivar Da-Ae chromosome C7, Da-Ae, whole genome shotgun sequence genomic interval GTCAAGGTTGGTTTCCTTAAATCTAGTTGGATGGAATGAACCAATTCCAATCTAAATCCGTCCaaggaaagaatgaggaaactcaAGATCTTCGTTTCAATCAATGAaagaacatgatgttaagtatcttagtatgatggggattcAGGTATATTATAATTGCTCTTGTGAATGGTGTCAGCATTCGAAAAAGTAAtacgctttggagaatggtatgggacgttttccaaatgtgtgatcaaaacaaaatcctactcatctaggtacccaCTGGAAGTGGAAGTATTGAAGTTATTGGCAATGCAATGAGGGATGTTATGGGACGTCCTTCGTGGTATGGTCATGAACCAAAGTATTTTCCATGAGACAGTGGTTATGATTACAACAAGATGTTGTGAATCATTCTAAGGTAGTTTATGTTTACGGTTGAGTGGTCTGGGGAACAAGGCAGTCCACTAAAGCTTGGTCGCTTAGGGATTTGCAGGAGTTTACCAGGACTCAATAGAGATAAGCATTACTCCTTAAGGATCCATATGGGATCGGATAGGGCTCGACCAGTATGGCGAGTGACCTACCGGATGGACCAAGGTGGTATGCAATCGAGTCCAGAGATGGGCCAGGGTTGGCTTACCTGAACGAGTTCATATCTACTAGGGCCCTCAAGCAgaaatgcttggtctggaactgATGCGGCCATaagatcagcaactgaaccagaggtcaacccaaagccctactcaaccagccaaggcgccaaccaggacatacgtgcactaaacatgccatatcttacaaaaaaGGAGGGGTAAAATGACGAggctaatttttatggattctacactcaagaaggagtccaggacAATTAGAGCTGGCCCAAAATATTCAGGGATCAAGAAgtaatgaattttacaattcagaggtttctcGGCCCGTCCATCTGCAAGTATGCGACTTTAGAAGAGGATTCAAGCCCAAAGAAGAAGCGGCCTGAACTAAAACAGATCATAagagtcaagaggagtttattagctttccagaaaacccaagatctcgagaaatggtcaaggaaattggaagatatgatcaatttcccaaaaccggccaaaccagctctacacttgccttatttggaagatcCGGGTTTCACATCAAACCAACCTCAAGAATGGCAACCAGGAGACCTTCTAAGTCATTCAGAGGCACTCCAAAACATCATAGGAAGCACCATACCACACTGGATCAGACggatcccaatcaaaccaaaagatcaagccggtttgcatcaattggccaaaccgacatcatttaaagaaagtcttcaaccaattcaacttggttcgacccagggctatttatgggaaccaggagatcatCTAGACCATTCAGAAGACATCTAAGGAGTCCTTAGCTGCACCAGCACCCAGGAGATCAGGCGGATCTCTCTTCCCATCAACCTTCCATATTTGACAGCAACTACACTAAATGCTTTGAAAAAATCTCTACAGATATTTATTCAAGATCAACGGCCATATTCTCCATCAAGGCAACTCAGAGACATGTCAGGAAGACTTCTTGACCGTGGCCACATCCAGAAGCTGTCCAGATACAAGATCATCCAAGATTCCTTTTTGAAGGCACAAATCGAGCTAACGGCTAGTTTCCATGGAGCCATCAAAACCTTCTCATACAAGACTTTTATttcgatttattttctttccttatgtcattttcagactgttagagagtcctttgtcgagcctataaagctctagtctttgtttcattgtagATCACCCCattttgaaagtaataagaattattcagttttctagttttcttaaaactattgttctaagtcttttgagctGGTGTGAAGCAACTCCAAagcaccttgacttatcaacgctcctttccatagagtcttgtggcATCTTCAATCCCCCATCCTTCCATTCCAATTCgtttgccaagcttgagagtgatacacatccagcaagcaaagcaccatctcaatccacttcaatcatcaACTGATTAGGCTGAGAGTGTCACACGACCAGCAGCCtaattccatcctatctatctttatttatcttgttttatcatattagaaatcatatctcatttgtttttgcatttgttttcaggaTCATAACTTGCATTCCATCATATCGCCCATCCGATCATATCTTTGGTCGATCCATCAAGCTTCCATCAACCATTTTGCAATACTTGATTTCCAGCCtgcaacatttggtatcagagctcaagctcctgaatcaagtccatctatccttgcatcattcatatttgcttgcatttgtttttTCATTCATAAATCAAAAAGCCATAAAAACAGTTTTTGCATTATTATTGttcttaagaaaagaaaaacaaaagagaagaagtTTCTTGCATTTGATTCACGATAATCTGAAAAAGAAATCACATATTGTGTTTATATTCATTCCCCAGCTCCACTTGCCATATTTAGATTTTGTgcattcattttaaaaaaaaaaatctgcatttccaaatttgtttcttgcattgaaaagttcaaaaaaaaagaaggcataacattttattaatttcgtgCATAACATATTTGTTTCATAAGTTTGTTAtttgcattcaaaaaaaaaatcattcatattgcttgcatttgttttttttttatcttataaaccgaaaacccataaaaacagtttctttgtttcaagtttttgtgttcttgctgttcatcatattttaaaacgacgaaaaaagagaaagaaagatgttTTTGATTCATGTTACTTGCACTTAGTTTCGAAATTCTTGttagtttcctttttgttttgttttcataatCAAAAATCCCATAAAAATTGCCATTTAGAATTTGTTTCCTTGTTTGcatatcctttaaaaaaaaaatcatcctaGTTATTTTATCAGACCATTTTAGTCGAAGTATTTCGTGCATATCATATtgctgaatttaaaaaaaaaaaatttcattcatCATAAGTTTGAATCATTTGTTTCATATTGTTAGGTTTATTGCATTTCTTaaactaaaaactcaaaaaaataaaaaaaaatcgttgtTAGTTTGTTTCCATACTTTCTTTCCATTTGTGTTTCTTATCATACCATATTGTTTAATTTCGAGATTGCattcagaaaaccaaaagaaaaatcattttagtaTAGTTACTTCATTTCGGTTCATAATTGCATATTTTTCTCGGTTTAGTTAAATTGCATTCTtacatttgttttattttggttagacCAAAACTTTCCATGCCTTCACTTGTTCTTTGAGATTGTTTTTCAGGAAGCAATGGAGGAGGAGAGACATGTCCAAAACCTAAGGGCCACCTTGAGCCAACAGTCCGCAGCCCTACAAAAGCTCCAACTTAAGATTGCTCAgttgaagaaaagaaatcagGCACAAGGCCAACGTCCACTTGAAGGAGAAAGGAGATTTGCAGATGTACCAGGGGCTGTATATGTCAagcccaagccaccagatccttcaaggATCAATAAAACTCCAACTTCTAAAACCCACAACAATCATGTTGTTAATTCTCGGTTTGATTATAACTCTTTTGCTGATAAAATTGAACTCtttaaattttcaggaaaaagaggtTATCTTAGATGGGAGAGGAACcttgatgaatggtttcactTCAACAGCATCCTGAGGAAAGAAAGGCTAGCTTATGCTATTGATCAACTTAGAGAAGAAGCCTTTAAATGGTgggtacaagaagaagatgataggcGGTTTTACAATGAGCCAACTATCAAAACGTGGAGAGCTCTTAAGGAAGTCATGAGGGATAGATTTGCACCAGATTTTACAAGTTCTGAAATCCAAGAACTATATCCAAGGAGGTATCCAATTCATGGTTCCAAAGAAGCAAGAAGATTAGTGGCACAAGAGGGTCAAAGAATCTTGTCTCAACAAGATAACTTTCAGCCAAACCAGGGGCATGCCATTGTCCATTGCTTAGACCAGAAGAGTGACATCCTAAAGGTCAGTAAGATGAGTACAAGTGTCGGCCAAAACACTTTGATCAGGTCCAAAGACAAACCAGAGCAAGCTATTGTCCAAGTAAAGGCCAAGGTAAGTCATATACTTGATAAATCTTTTCATAAATCATCTACCACTTGtatgatgcacttgtctttgtccaagagTGTTATTACAGGTATAAAGGAGCCTAGGTACATAGAAGAAGAGACGCCAGGCACAAGCCTTCCCACGGACCAGAAGGAAGCTCAAAGcacaaaacaatcaaagttgcttaataaaccaaaaccagTGATCATAGTATCAAACCAAGGTAAGTGTCAAACAACACCTTTAGATACTGGTTTAAACATTTGTATTCTTGGTACAGGAATACCAGATGAGATCCACATTCTTACCGAACCAGAACATGAGTTCAATCAAAATCCACACCACAAGTGGAAACCGAAAACTGAACAAAAGATTGTTCAAGTGCCAAAACCTGAGGTAAATTTCACTCTAGATCatcatgatattattaattCCATGACAAGATTAATGCACTTGTCTTGTCCAAGGAAAAGTGAAATTATTACAGGAAGCCAAGGTGAGTACAAGGCAAAGAAAGAACAAGAAGTTCTTGCTGCCACAACTAATTTAAGGGTTAATTGTTCTATGTTTATGTCATTTTATAAATCCCTTTATTTTGGTATAATATACTTGTCTTTGCCAAGATGTTTTGATCCAGGTATAAGTCAAGAAGAACACAAAAACCGAGCTGAGCTATCACAAAAAGATGGTCATACCAACCAAGGTAAACAATTGCAAGAAAGGCGGCCATCTAACCAAATCTGTCCAAAGAAGAATATCATTCTTCATCATGCTGATGCACCCAAGGTAAATCCGGCCATAACACATTCTGTTCATAAAACTCCAGTATCAGATATAATTCACTTGTTATTTGTCCAGAATGTTGAAAAAATTTCTggttgcaaagaagaaagcttcaaagaaatccCACAGGATAATCTTTTGTTGCGAGGAGGATTCACCCCAAAGATGGTCAGAACCGAGCCTACTAGGAGTATGAAGGACCATCCACTGAAGAAGAGAGGCAATGCCAAAGTCCATAGCAGAGGCGTGATCATATCCTATTTGCTGAAAGAAGAGCCACCTGATGCACAATCCATCCCCAAACCGAAACAATATCAAGGTAAGAccttagaatctcaaaagaatatgaaagctgacttgctctatcttggtgcaggttatcaagtttcgaggtcgaaactTTGTCAAGGGGGAAGGTATGATGCGGccatcagatcagcaactgaaccggaggtcaacccaaagccctactcaaccagccaaggcgccaaccaggacatacgtgcactaaacaTGCCATATCTTAAAAACCACGATGGTTTAAATTACGAggctaatttttatggattctaaACTCAATAAGGAGTCCAGGAAAATTGGAGCCGGCCCAAAATATTCCGGGatcaagaagttatgaattttacaattcagaggtttctcagcccgtccatctgcgagtatgcAACTTTAGAAGAGGATTCAAGCCCAAAGAAGAAGCGGCCTGAACTAAAACAGATCGTAGGAGTCAATAGGAGTTAattagctttccagaaagcctaAGATCTCGAGAAATGGTCAAGGAAATTGGAAGATATGATCAATTTCGCAAAACCGGCCAAACAAGCTctacacttgccttatttggaagatcCGGGTTTCACATCAAACCAACCTCAAGAATGGCAACCAGGAGACCTTCTAAGTCATTCAGAGGCACTACAAAACATCATAGGAAGCACCATACCACACTGGATCAGACggatcccaatcaaaccaaaagatcaagccggtttgcatcaattggccaaaccgacatcatttaaagaaagtcttcaaccaattcaacttggttcgacccaggGATATTTATGGGAACAAGGAGATCATCTAGACCATTCAGAAGACATCCAAGGAGTCCTTAGCTGCACCAGCACCCAGGAGATCAGGCGGATCTCTCTTCCCATCAACCTTCCATATTTGGCAGCAACTACACTAAATGCTTTGAAGAAATCTCTACAGATATTTATTCAAGATCAACGGCCATATTCTCCATCAAGGAAACTCAGAGACATGTCAGGAAGACTTCTTGACCGTGGCTACATCCAGAAGCTGTCCAGATACAAGATCATCCAAGATTCCTTTTTGAAGGCACAAATCGAGCTAACGGCTAGTTTCCATGGAGCCATCAAAACCTTCTCATCCAAGACTTTTATttcgatttattttctttccttatgtcattttcagactgttagagagtcctctgtcgagcctataaagctctagtctttgtttcattgtagATCACCCCattttgaaagtaataagaattattcagttttctagttttcttaaaactattgttctaagtcttttgagctTGTGTGAAGCAACTCCAAagcaccttgacttatcaaggctcctttccatagagtcttgtggcATCCTCATTCCCCCATCCTTCCATTCCAATTCgtttgccaagcttgagagtgatacacatccagcaagcaaagcaccatctcaatccacttcaatcatcaACTGATTAGGCTGAGGGTGTCACACGAACAGCAGCCtaattccatcctatctatctttatttatcttgttttatcatattagaaatcatatctcatttgtttttgcatttgttttcaggaTCATAACTTGCATTCCATCATATCGCCCATCCGATCATATCTTTGGTCGATCCATCAAGCTTCCATCAACCATTTTGCCATCCTTGATTTCCAGCCTGCAACAGGAACCTAGaaatgtctaggggattctgatgaggggtctctgataggaaccctcatgattggtggtgtaaaaACTCACGTACTTtccgacacaggggctacacataggttttgtgagtccgggaactggtcggaaagggtctgttctgtctggacgctggtGATAATTTTTGGATAGTGAGGGCAGCCAGTGGGCAAGCCAGGAACTAATtaggtctcatgtcaaatatcccagtgtcaattcagggaaaggtattccctgtgaATCTGTCTGTATCCACgtaaagaatcacgaagtgatcctaggtatggactggttgggaaagtatcgggccactctcgattgccataaaggtcgtggcaattggagactgggcttcatccgatccagtaccaatgtctgtgtccggctcaagagaaagtagtggtttcagcagttcgagcgatttgGATGCTgaaacagggttgtcagtcctttttggctacaattacaactacagagcttggcagttctgtctgtctgaaagacctttcagaggattcgttggtgtctaacttcccagatgtgttccagtcgctacagggtgtcccccctgataggtcggatccatttatgattgaactagagccagggacagctccgcagTCCTAGAGTCCGTTTCTGTCGGCTCCCGCCAAGATGGCAGAGCCGAAGTTGACCATGTCCGggagaggaccatggtcgcagtacaaccaagtcggagtttgacctaaggttgagaatgatcaagtccagtaaaggacgaggatcaggccacgacctattcagagatggacctatggtcggggtgaaacggtcgtgtccctgagtggaccaggactgGAATACGATCACGTTCGTAAATGGACCAAGATcaaattatgacaaagtccagtgaaggacagaagtcaagtctgaggcgtttttagtgtggagggactaagatcgcaatgtggccaagcctgaaaaggttgtggctgattaaggggatgatccaatacgttgtggctgaggtcatgagcCTTATTGTCAATGAAGGACAAAAGAAtcataacaatctgttaggactcgttgtaggacgagcagcctaaagattggaacgagttcgtgaggacttgactggtacatcaatggtcaaagagatttgatcattGGAGACTTCATTTGGTTCTTAAAGAATCAAGTTGTTTTGTTCAAAACGAGACTAAGTTCAGTTGGGACATTTTTTCATGAGACAAGGTATAAccaccactggattcgaggatgaatccatctcaagtgggggagacttgtcgcATCCCCGTCCCGAGATCTTGGCATAGGGCCTAGACGTTTCGATAGAAACGAGACTGCCTTTGTTCAGATCAAGAGAATTGATCGTGAACAAGGTGGGATGAGTGaaatgatcagaatggatcatgggtcTATGTCAATAAATGGATCAAAGGATTTAGACGGATTGAATAGGATGAAGAGAACAAGTTGGGAGAGTTGTACAATAGCTGGACGATGTAGACGAGTAGCTCGATCAGCTGAACAAAGCTCGATCCAGTGCAGTCTAGCTCGGTCCAGGTTATGTCAGCTCAACTAGCTGAGCTACTAGCTCACtaagctgggtcagctgggagtcagctcaactcagctggactgagtgttcgggtctcgggcagttgggccgggttcGGACTATGGTCGGGCCATATAGTCAACCCAAGGTGGCTACGGGCCGGTGGGCTCTTATGGTCGGGCCATGGGCTTGGGATATCAGTTTGGGCTTGGGTTTGACATGCCTAGATGTTGTTGGACATGCCTAGACGTATCTGGAAACCTCCAAGATCCAACAGGTGCaatctggaccgttgattgtaatcgatggccaagATCTGTTCCGAAAGGATGCTTGGAAGGGATGTGTTCCTTCGCACATGCCCCTTGGTTTTCTATATAAAGGGAGGACGTCCAGGGATAAATTCATTCATTCTCattcagtctcattctgtctgagacaaaggacacacgtcctaaacaaagggaTCCCCCAATGAGAACCGAATATCCAAGCTGGAAGGGCAGGATCCGGGATCAAAGCCATAAGGGCACGATCCGGTTCATGATGGGTATGGCTTTAGCCATATGAGACCGTGGCTTTTATAAGTCCCTGAGGCCAAGAGGAAGACCTATTCCTAGATGGAAATAGGCGCAAAGGACCAAGGGTCCAAGGGCGGTTAGCCGGGAGACTGACTAACCGATTGGTAAGGGCTATAGCGGTTGTGAGTGGTTCTATCTCtgtttctttatattattatgtctatatgatatatatatatatattgaatgtgATAGTTAACCATGTTACCACGTCATAGACCCTGGTGTCATGGTTGGTTACGTTGATCGCTAACCATAGCCGAGAGGTTGGATCAAAAGGGTACTAGTCTCCAAAGGTTGcgtgttgccaagggtcatgagttaccaaaggttgtgagataCCAAAGGATGCAAGCAACCAAAAGGTACAAGATACCAAGGGTTGCAAGTATCAAAGGGTACGAGGACCAAAGGGTACCAATGACCAAAGGGTGCATCGTGATCCTAAGGTTGCAATGTATCGTGATCCAAGATCTGCGAtcatgtcgtgatccaagaggtatgaacgtgtcgtgatccaagaggtacgaatgTGTCGTGATCCAAAAGGTACGAACGTATCATGATCCATGGGATGTGAACAGGTCGTGACCGAAAGGGTACGAACGGGTCGGGACTGAAAGGGTACGAACGGATCGGGACCGAAAAGGGTACGAGTGATTCGATGGTTAAAAGGACACCACATGCATTATGTTGGGCATGgaccacatgatggcaatgggtTGTCAGTTAGGTCAATACATGAGTGTAGGGAAATAGCGAAGGCCTTAAGGGCTAGTGCAATCCGTACAACATGATTGATGTATGAACCATAATCCATAGTTAATGGATGGATGGttttagccgcaaaggctaagtgggatatcttacaatcaacttcgggttggtgagtaggataggcgccatatgccttatgttgggcgtagacccacatgatggcaatggaaggccggttatgtcaatacctgctaagtagaagatggcttatcaagtctagtggccggatcatgtttcatgatgatgtttcgatggccgagcactagtatggatagtcacgttgctggagtaagagtattgatgtgatgcttctagatatcaaccttggtgttgataacttcgagattggctaagagtcatgacgaagtatatggctagtactatgtgtcgtagaccataagtattgagcctaagtatgattgttcaaggaagaccgtgtaagatctgatcatggttgagtaaggacgacctgacctctggatgatggtcCAAGGTGTCGgtactaacctgattaatgaatgcatcggttggtatgaacaaatcatatttgTTGTCTGGTtgagtcccaaggccggtcaggccagatgatgactcatcagttccaagtcatgtgagtatggttggttgattgacttaggatctaatgagctttgtcagtccagaagatggacttggtactattgcctataaggcaaaaggatttcggattgtgcatgagccaagaaaggccagatgtatatccttatccttttaaagacttctcaaaggttacttatgtctgtggggatggttggttgaatgactaagtacctaggggagctgtttgatgcaggagcaaaagcaattcgagtcaatggaggaccgatgagctaataagctccgtagatgtggcaaaggtatgatctagcatttacttatgtagatctagatagaatggtttaggggaatggaacctcagaatcgtatgacttggtttgggtttaggattgacctttaagctaattggtagttgagtaaacttaccaaggctaaggtgattcgaccagacaagtgttagattggttttagaccaatggttaattagagaataatccgttgcgtatctgttgaaaggatctaggctataaAGGGCTAAGAAAGTATTTAGctaaggtctaagttagccctcgcctttaggcgagattaaagggcaaaaattaagaggttcggccaggaagtggaccgagcgaagTAAGGCTTCGACCGCTGCCTAGTCGGCCGGATCGGGGTGTTacaaaaatcacccacggatagtccacgggaagggccaacgtgctgatatgtgtactgatgtactgtcctcgtaggcgaaaatcacccggacagtccacgggaagggccaacgtgctgatatgcgtactgacggacagtcatcgtgggcgaaaatcacccacggacagtcctcgtgggcaaaaattacccacggatagtccacgggaagggccaacgtgctgatatgtgtactgatgtactgtcctcgtgggcgaaaatcacctggacagtccacgggaagggtcaatgtgctgatatgagtactgacggacagtcctcgtgggcaaaaatcacccacggacagtcctcgtaggcgaaaatcacccacggacagtcctcgtgggcgaaaatcacccacggatagtccacgggaagggccaacgtgctgatatgtgtactgatgtactgtcctcgtgggcgaaaatcacccggacagtccacgggaagagccaacgtgctgatatgcgtactgacggacagtcatcgtgggcgaaaatcacccacagacagtcctcgtgggcgaaactcacccacggatagtccacgggaagggccaacgtgctgatatgtgtactgatgtactgtcctcgtgggcgaaaatcacccggacagtccacgggaagggttaacgtgctgatatgcgtactgacggacagtcctcgtgggcgaaaatcacccacagacagtcctcgtaggcgaaaatcacccacggacagtcctcgtgggcgaaaatcacccacggatagtccacgggaagggccaatgtgctgatatgtgtactgatgtactgtcctcatgggcgaaaatcacccggacagtccacagaaaggccaacgtgctgatatgcgtactgacgaacagtcatcgtgggccaaaatcacctggatagtccacgggaagggccaacgtgctgatatgtgtactgacggacaccacgtgggcgaaaatcacccatggacagtcctcgtgggcgaaaatcacccacagagagtcctcgtgggcgaaaatcacccacggacagccaaaatcacccgagaagtcaaaaattcaaaaattaatatttttgaagaaagttttctgaaaggaaacatcaaaaatatgtcaacaatgagtttaggatgtcaagtgttgatcaaaagttgctatagacatccgcgaagacaacaaaactctgaaccttgtagcatgcaaaagacatggttagatgcaaaagaaaattatgaaaatttaccagaaaatagctttaaccatccttatgaagcatgcaaaaaatcagattcaaattggaagtattttttttacattaaaaatactcccggaacacaaccaatgtctactagTGACATActgaaaaaagtgttttgtctctataaggggtaggcactcctctgtgcctaccatgagggtgggagtccgaatgggtgtgggtaatgtccgagtgcttggtgcagcatgatgatgcttgggttgaggtccgatggccgggactgtctccggtgacttttccggtgacttatccggcgacttttccggcgacttttccggtggaccattttgcccctaaaatcaaattttcgcgcttgtgtggtcttgacctggtttcatccgtcttccagctaCTCTTTTTATTACATctcgagagtggttggaaagattgatgttagtgGGGaaatgaacgtgcggcgtatgagtggtgattggatagctagtgtttgtaggctctgtgctcgcgcacccaactacagaccaactatccttttcagtttcttcactagcatagttatgcttgttgaactgatctagggcctgtgttgcgtacctatctagaaggaattgttaagctttgcttaaaatgttgtttgcggcatctccttcattggggaagtcatgaacacataagccggcacttgtgatccttgcgtctttgcataatctatgcattgttcgccaaggtgaacaagctgtttgctgggatctcggttgcggaaagattatggcggtgactcgaagaaattctgtcctgctaagcacgtttgtctccggacaaaagatgacggtcaagtcttcgtctgttccctctttccatgtgtttccgggaacatgaccagggcttgccgtgatttatgaaagctacctggttgatcctgccagtagtcatatgcttgtctcaaagattaagccatgcatgtgtaagtatgaacgaattcagactgtgaaactgcgaatggctcattaaatcagttatagtttgtttgatggtaactactactcggataaccgtagtaattctagagctaatacgtgcaacaaaccccgacttctggaagggatgcatttattagataaaaggt includes:
- the LOC106452427 gene encoding uncharacterized protein LOC106452427 — protein: MEEERHVQNLRATLSQQSAALQKLQLKIAQLKKRNQAQGQRPLEGERRFADVPGAVYVKPKPPDPSRINKTPTSKTHNNHVVNSRFDYNSFADKIELFKFSGKRGYLRWERNLDEWFHFNSILRKERLAYAIDQLREEAFKWWVQEEDDRRFYNEPTIKTWRALKEVMRDRFAPDFTSSEIQELYPRRYPIHGSKEARRLVAQEGQRILSQQDNFQPNQGHAIVHCLDQKSDILKVSKMSTSVGQNTLIRSKDKPEQAIVQVKAKVSHILDKSFHKSSTTCMMHLSLSKSVITGIKEPRYIEEETPGTSLPTDQKEAQSTKQSKLLNKPKPVIIVSNQGKCQTTPLDTGLNICILGTGIPDEIHILTEPEHEFNQNPHHKWKPKTEQKIVQVPKPEVNFTLDHHDIINSMTRLMHLSCPRKSEIITGSQGEYKAKKEQEVLAATTNLRVNCSMFMSFYKSLYFGIIYLSLPRCFDPGISQEEHKNRAELSQKDGHTNQGKQLQERRPSNQICPKKNIILHHADAPKNVEKISGCKEESFKEIPQDNLLLRGGFTPKMVRTEPTRSMKDHPLKKRGNAKVHSRGVIISYLLKEEPPDAQSIPKPKQYQGKTLESQKNMKADLLYLGAGYQVSRSKLCQGGRYDAAIRSATEPEVNPKPYSTSQGANQDIRALNMPYLKNHDGLNYEANFYGF